Genomic segment of Veillonella parvula DSM 2008:
CAAAACCGATGTCAGAACGAGGGGATGCTTGACCTTTAGTCAAACCATATACATGGTTATCCATTACTACGTATGTCATGTTTACATTACGTTTAAAAGCATGAATGGTGTGACCCATACCGATAGCAAACGCATCACCGTCACCGGAAAATGCGATAACTTCTAGGTCTTGGTTAGCAAGCTTAACGCCTTGCGCATAAGGAAGCGCACGGCCATGAGTTGTATGCGCACCATAAGCGTAGAAATAGCCACCGATACGGCTAGAACAACCAATACCGGAAATTACGGCTAATTTTTCTGGTGGAATATTTTTCGCTACTACAGCGTCAGTAATCGCCGCTTGAACCCCATAATGGCCACAGCCTGGACACCAGTTAGGACGAATATCATTTCTGTAATCTTTAGCTGTTGTCATATTATAGGACCTCCTTAATCGCATTTTTCACATAACTTTTTGTGAATGGATTACCATCGTATTTCAAGCAGCTAGAAATCTTATGTTTCTTATGCATGTTGATTTTAAATAAGTTAGCCAATTGACCAGTTTTATTGTGTTCTACAATAACTACTTTTTTCGCCGCATCAAAGAACGGTTGTAATTGCTTTGCTGGGAATGGTTTAATTAAGCGCAATTGTAAATGGTTAACTTTAACACCTTCTTGATCGAATTCAGCAACAGCTTCTTCGATAGCACCACGACTAGAAGCCATACCTACAACGAGTACATCCGCTTCATCGTATTTAGCATTGTTCAAGAATGGTTCATAATTGTCAGCTACAGTTTCCAATTTACGGAAGCGTTTATCAGTTTGCGCTACGTGCATTGTAGGCGCTTCTGCTGGTTTACCTTCTTCATTATGCTCTAAGCCTGTGGAAAGGAATAGACCATTTTTCATGCCTGGAATTGTACGAGGGGAAATGCCATCTTCAGTCAATTCAAAGCGTTTGAAATAGTTAGGTTGTACCAATTCAGGAAGCTCAGCTTCTTTCATCATTTTACCTCGATTAATAGGTACGCGGTTCAAATCGAAAGAAGGAACGGATTGTTTATTCAAACCTTGTTGTAAGTCAGGCATAAAGATAACTGGACATTGGTACATTTCTGCCAAGTTGAAAGCTTTTTGAATTTCATAGAAACATTCTTCAATAGATGTTGGAGAAATTACGATACCAGAGTAGTCACCATGTGCATTGTAGCAAGCTGCATCAATATCGGATTGTTCAACTTTTGTAGCCATACCAGTGGATGGGCCAGAACGTTGAACGTCAATAACAACCATTGGCAATTCAGCCATGGAAGCCATAGACAAGGATTCTGCCATCAAGGAAAGGCCTGGACCAGAAGTACATGTAAAGCCACGAACACCTGCGTATACACCACCCATAGCTGTCATACATGCTGCGATTTCGTCTTCTGTTTGAACAACAGTTGAGCCCAACTTATCCATAGTTTTAATCATGTATTCCATAACTTCGGATGCTGGCGTAATAGGATATGATGCCATGAAACGGGAGCCCGCAGCAATAGCACCAAGAGCACATGCTTCGTTACCTAATAAGAACATTTGATCTTTCTTACCAGGCGCTGGCAATGTATCGATTTCAACATCGCCTAATTTTTCCATTACAAGGCTATGACCATCATCGAAAGCAGCCAAGTTTTTATCAATAATCTCTTGGGATTTCTTTGCAAATTTCTCAGTAATAGCATCTTTAAACATCTTAGTATCAAAACCAAGAAGCGCTACGGACATTCCAAGTGCTACGATATTACGCATCAACAAGGAGCCTTGTTTCATTGCTGTTTCAGAGATAGGCAAAGATAAACAATTAATCTTTGTACCTTCAAATTTAGAAAAGTCTGGATTAACTTTGCTATCACAGATGATATATCCACCATCACGTACTTCGGAACCGTGCATATCAACGGTTTCTTGATCAAGGGAAAGCAAGAAGTCTACCCCTTCACCGATAGACATAATTTGTTCCAATGCTACGCGCAATGCGAATGTAGTATGACCACCTTTGATGCGAGATGCAAATAAACGTTGGCTATACAAAGAGTAGCCTTCTTTAGCAAGGATTGTAGCCATAATTTCGCCGCAACTCTCGATACCTTCACCTTGTTGGCCGCCCATTTTCCAGATAAAATCTTTACGTTTTTGCAAGAGATTCACCCTCCTTAGGATAAAAATTACACTGCTGACAAGAGTCTACCTTACTATGTTAATGTTTTATAGTACGAACCTGTCTTATATCGTCATTGTATCATGTATATTTTAGGTTTACAATGTATCATTTCACATAATAATAGGTATAAATTAAGGTATTATAACTAAAAATTATAAGAGAAAAAGGATACTACTTTCTAAGTAGTATCCTTTTAGTATTTATGCTTATCGTTTTATATTCAGACGGCAAAAAAAGAGTCTATATAAAATTATATAGAATATTTATTCTTAAATTATTTAGAATATTTATTCCGTAACACCTCTTGTTGCCGTTCTTCAGTAAAGAATATTTCTTCTAAACATAAGCCTTGAGCGGGTGCAGTTTTCCCTATAACACGGCGGTCTTTAGCTGCTAAATACCCTTTAATGTCCTCCACCTTACGGCGACCAAGCCCGACATCTACGAGTAGGCCTGCAATATTACGCACCATATGGTATAAGAACCCATCACCGACCACAGAAATCGTCACCTGTGAACCTCGGGCCTCAACACGAATTCCCATAATTGTCTTTACAGGATCCGCAGGGGTTGAATTCGTTCCCTTTAGGGTTGTAAAGTCATGCGTACCTACTAGTTCATTACCTGCGGCCTGCATCCGATCAATATCTAAGGGCTTTTTCACATGCCAATGATACCGCTGCGTCAAAGGATCTGCAATGAGCTGATTATGAATCGTATATACATACTCTTTACCGTATATATTCCACCGTGGCTTCCAATCTAACGGAATTTCTATCGCTTCTATAACGACTATATCCTTAGGTATATGAGCTAT
This window contains:
- a CDS encoding 2-oxoacid:acceptor oxidoreductase subunit alpha, whose product is MQKRKDFIWKMGGQQGEGIESCGEIMATILAKEGYSLYSQRLFASRIKGGHTTFALRVALEQIMSIGEGVDFLLSLDQETVDMHGSEVRDGGYIICDSKVNPDFSKFEGTKINCLSLPISETAMKQGSLLMRNIVALGMSVALLGFDTKMFKDAITEKFAKKSQEIIDKNLAAFDDGHSLVMEKLGDVEIDTLPAPGKKDQMFLLGNEACALGAIAAGSRFMASYPITPASEVMEYMIKTMDKLGSTVVQTEDEIAACMTAMGGVYAGVRGFTCTSGPGLSLMAESLSMASMAELPMVVIDVQRSGPSTGMATKVEQSDIDAACYNAHGDYSGIVISPTSIEECFYEIQKAFNLAEMYQCPVIFMPDLQQGLNKQSVPSFDLNRVPINRGKMMKEAELPELVQPNYFKRFELTEDGISPRTIPGMKNGLFLSTGLEHNEEGKPAEAPTMHVAQTDKRFRKLETVADNYEPFLNNAKYDEADVLVVGMASSRGAIEEAVAEFDQEGVKVNHLQLRLIKPFPAKQLQPFFDAAKKVVIVEHNKTGQLANLFKINMHKKHKISSCLKYDGNPFTKSYVKNAIKEVL
- the truA gene encoding tRNA pseudouridine(38-40) synthase TruA, whose translation is MRNIQIIVAYDGTDLAGYQKQPNDKGLTVQGCLEYGLSRICNEPIQIYGASRTDAGVHAKFQVCTFQTSGTIPVENIPRAMIAHIPKDIVVIEAIEIPLDWKPRWNIYGKEYVYTIHNQLIADPLTQRYHWHVKKPLDIDRMQAAGNELVGTHDFTTLKGTNSTPADPVKTIMGIRVEARGSQVTISVVGDGFLYHMVRNIAGLLVDVGLGRRKVEDIKGYLAAKDRRVIGKTAPAQGLCLEEIFFTEERQQEVLRNKYSK